The Candidatus Nomurabacteria bacterium genomic sequence TGTGCTGATCCCCGTCAATTCCTTTATGTTTTAGCCTTGCGGCCGTACTCCACAGGCGGGATACTTAACGCGTTAGCTTCGCTACCGAGGGGGTCGATACCCCCGACAGCTAGTATCCATCGTTTACGGCGTGGACTACCCGGGTATCTAATCCGGTTCGCTCCCCACGCTTTCGTGCCTTAGCGTCAGAAATGGTCCAGTAACCTGCCTACGCCATTGGTGTTCCTTCTTATATCTACGGATTTCACTCCTACACAAGAAATTCCAGTTACCTCTACCACTCTCGAGTTAGTGAGTTCGAACAATAGTCTGATGGTTGAGCCACCAGGTTTCACTATTCGCTTTACTAACCGCCTACGCAACTCTTTACGCCCAGTCACTCCGGATAATGCTTGCACCCTACGTATGACCGCGGCTGCTGGCACGTAGTTAGCCGGTGCTTATTCATGAGTTACCGTCATATTCTTCACTCATAAAAGCAGTTTACGACCCAAGGGCCTTCATCCTGCACGCGGCGTTGCTCCATCAGGGTTGCCCCCATTGTGGAAGATTCCTTACTGCTGCCTCCCGTAGGAGTCTGGACCGTGTCTCAGTTCCAGTCTGACTGATCATCCTCTCAGACCAGTTAACGATCGTCGACTTGGTAGGCCATTACCCTACCAACTATCTAATCGTACGCAGGCCACTCCCAAAGCGGATAAATCCTTTAATCCGAAGACCATATGCGGTATTAGACACCGTTTCCGGTGCTTATCCCTCACTTTGGGGCATGTTCCCACGCGTTACTCAGCCGTCCGCCACTCGACAGCACTTTCACTCTTTACTTCTCATTCCTCTTTTCGCTAAAGATGCGACCGATTTTCTAAAGAAAATCCTCGCTTCCCATCTCGAACCGAGAGAAGTAAACAGTGAAAGCCTGTTTCCGTACGACTTGCATGTATTAGGCACGCCGCCAGCATTCATCCTGAGCCAGGATCAAACTCTCCATAAAATGATACGTTTAGCACGTATCAAGCTCAAATAAACTGACGATGATATTGCACAACTAAATTGTCAATGTACATAAACCATCTGTTCAACTCGCATTCGTTGGATATTGCCTTTGTGTCTCTCAAATCAGACTGGCAATCAGACTGTTAACCATCATACCTCTAAAGAGTGGGTACGTCAAGGGATTTCTTTACTTATTGTGTCAAAAAGAAAACAAAAAGGCCCACAGCAAGGCCAATAAGTGCACCAACCGCTACTTCAAGTGGCTCGTGACCCTTTGCAGTACGGGGTATTCGAATGTTGCTTTTCTGCTCTTTTATAAGGGATCCTATTGCAATGCCCTGTTCCCCTGACGATCGACGAACCATTACAGAATCATACATAACAATAGCCGCGAATAGCGTAGCAATCGCAAACGACTCCGTATTCGATCCTCCCGTAAGGCCTATTATCGTTACAAGTGCAACAGCTGCAGCGCTGTGACTACTTGGCATGCTGCCAGATTTGTAAAGCTGGCGAACGTCTATCGCCCCTTGTTTTTTTACACTATCTATTAGCAATTTGGCACTCTGGGCAACGAGCCAAGCAATAACAATTGATAAAATGTACGGTGACAACGGGGTCACTATTCCGCTCCCTCACCCTCTAACACTTCTTCTTCATCACTTTTCTCTGGCATAAGCCCCAGCGAAGAGACAGCATCACCGTCACGGAGTTTCATTATACGAACTCCCTGCGTAGTACGTCCGAGTGTAGGAATATCTTTGAGACCAACACGTATCGCCTGGCCCTTATTAGAAATCATTAACACTTCACTCGCAGTTTCTTCAAGTGTGCGTACAGCGACTATCGGACCTGTCTTTGCAGTCACTACTGCCGCCTTGATACCGATTCCACCACGCTTATGCGCTGGGAAATTCGCAACTTTAGTCGCCTTACCATATCCATTCTGACTTACGACCAGCAGAGTTCTCTCGTCATTCGATACAATGTCCATACCTACTACGCTGTCATTCGGGCGTAACCGTACACCTCTAACTCCTCGTGCGGCACGACCCACAGGGCGCGCGTCCTTCTCATTAAAGCGTATAGCTTGACCAGCAGATGTAGATATTATCACATCGTTTTCACCAGTTGTCTTTTGGATCCACTTCAGCTCATCACCTTCATCAAGCTTAATTGCAATCAATCCGTTGGTACGAATGTTGGCGTAATCCTTAAGTGGTGTTTTCTTAACTGTACCTTTACTAGTAGCCATGAAGAGGTAGCCGTCATCTTTGGCATCCTTTTCATGTCGAATAATCGAAGTAATCTTCTCTTCTGGCTGTAGCTGCAAGAGGTTAACCGCAGCGACGCCTTTGGCTGATAGACTAGCGGCAGGTACTTCATAGGCCTTGAGGCGGAATATACGACCCTTATTCGTAAAGAATAGTAAATAATCATGCGTACTCGCCGGAATAAGATGATCAATGATATCTTCTTCCTTTGTAGTCATGCCCCTCTTACCCTTGCCACCACGATGCTGACGACGATACTCACTTACTAATGTACGTTTGATGTAGTTTTCCGTTGTAAGAAGTATAACGCTGTCTTCCTCTGGTATGAGCTCTTCGTCACTAAACTTACCAAGCTCATGATTAATCATCTGACTACGGCGCTCATCTCCGTACTTTTCTTTCATTTCCAAAAGTTCAGTCTTGATAATTTTTAGAATCTCTTCTTCATCAGCAAGTATTGCTTCTAGCTTCGCTATCAATTCATGAAGTTCCTTGAGTTCATTCTCTATCGCCTCACGCTCAAGTCCAGTTAGACGGCGTAGCTGCATCGCAAGAATTGATTTCGCCTGAATTTCACTGAGTTTAAACGCCTTAATGAGCTCAGCCTCTGCGATATCCGTCGTTTTACTTGCGCGAATTATCTTGATAACTTCATCGATATTATCAAGCGCAATCTTATAACCTTCGAGAATGTGAGCACGCTCTTTGGCTTTACGAAGTTCAAATTCAGTTCGACGACGAACAACTTGCTGTCGATGCTTCACAAACTCACTCAAAATTTCTTGCAGCCCTAGAATTCGTGGTTGAATACCATCAATCAAAGCTAGCATATTAAAATGAAAGCTTGTTTGGAGCGATGTCATCTTAAAGAGTTGATTTAGTACTTTCTTTGGATATGCATCTTTTTTAAGTTCAACAACTACGCGAACCTTACCGCGAGCTGATTCGTCACGTAAATCACTAATTGTCGTCAACTTCTTATCTTTAACAAGCTCAGCAATTTTTTCAATAAGCGTTGCTTTATTTACAGCGTAAGGCATTTCAGTTACTACAATACTGTGACGCCCCTTCTTGCTCTCCTCAATATTTGCTACAGCCCTAATCGTAACGCTACCGCGACCCGTCTGATACGCCTGTTTCATTGGAGCGCCACCGTATACAATTGCTCCTGTTGGAAAATCTGGGCCTTTGACATGTTTCAAAAGGTCATCAACAGTCGCCTCTTTATTGTCGATTAATTCAATCGTTGCATCTACCAGCTCACCTAAATTGTGCGGCGGAATGTTGGTGGCCATACCGACAGCAATACCTATCTGACCGTTCAATAGCAAGTTTGGCAATCTTGCCGGTAGAACAACCGGCTCTTGTTCGGATCCATCATAGTTATCACGAAAATCGACTGTCTCTTTTTCGAGATCCATAAGCAACTCGTTACCAGCACGCCCAAGCCGAGCTTCAGTATAACGACTTGCCGCTGCCGGGTCGCCGTCCATGGAGCCAAAATTTCCCTGGCCGTTGACTAGAGGGTAGCGCATCACCCAATCTTGAGCTAGACGAACCATTGAGTCGTAAATTGAGCTATCACCGTGAGGATGATACTTACCCATCACCTCGCCCGCAATACGAGCCGATTTAGCAAATTTACCACCAGGCCTGAGGCCCTGTTCACCCATTGTGTAAAGAATGCGACGATGAACTGGCTTCATGCCATCGCGCACGTCAGGAAGTGCACGATCAATAATGACACTCATTGAGTACTTAAGGAAGCTATCTTCCATTACATCTTCAACGGTTCGATTCTCAAGTGTTTTTGAGTGTGTCTGCACCGGTGCTATTATTTCACCTTCAATTGGTATGTTCCTGTCGTCAGTATCCATAATTAAACGTCCAATTCCTCGAGATTAACATCTTTTGCGCGCGACTGAATAAAGCTTTTGCGAAGCTGCACTTCGTCACCCATAAGTTTAGTAAAGATTGCATCTGCTTTTTCAGCATCATCAACTTTTACCTGGATCAATACGCGGTTTTCCGGATTCATTGTCGTATCCCATAACTGATCCGCATCCATTTCACCAAGTCCCTTGTATCGCTGAATATCTGAAAGCCCAGCCTGCTTATTAATACCATCCCCTGGGTCGATTGCAGTTCCGCGCTCTTTTCGTTCTTTAATAAGTCGACGAATAATATCGTCTCGCTCTTCGTCACTGTAAGCATACCAGCGCTTATTGCCGCCTGCTTTTAGAAGAAATAGGGGCGGCTTTGCTAGATATACATGACCGCCGTCAATGACGTCTCGCATATAACGGAAGAGGAACGTTAACAGCAAAGTAGAGATATGACTGCCGTCAACATCGGCATCAGTCATAATGATGATTCGATGATAACGAAGTCCGTTCATATCGAACTGATCACCTATACCTACACCCAAAGCTTTAATAAGGCTAACAATCTCATTGTTATTAAGCATGCGGTCCAATCGAGCACGCTCAACATTCAGTACCTTTCCGCGTAGTGGCAAAATTGCCTGAGTCTTGCTATCGCGACCAGACTTAGCCGAGCCGCCAGCTGAATCACCCTCTACTATATAAATTTCCGAGTCAGCAGGATTTTTACTACTACAATCCGCAAGCTTGCCAGGTAGGCTAAGACCATCGAGAGCGCCCTTGCGAATAATATTATCGCGAGCAGCGCGTGCAGCCTTACGGGCGCGAGCAGCAAGCAAGGATTTACCAACAATCTTTTTAGCAACGGCAGGGTTTTCATCAAGATAGTACGAAAAGTATTCACTCATGACCTGCTCAACATATCGTCGAACCTCTGGGTTACCAAGCTTATTCTTTGTCTGACCTTCAAACTGAGGGTCTGGCAACTTCACAAGGATAATCGCAGTCAATCCTTCACGAATATCATCACCGGTCAAATTCTCTTCTTTCTCTTTGAGCAAACTTGATTTTCGTGCATAATCATTGATTACTCGAGTAAGGGCCGTACGAAAACCTATTAAATGTGTACCTCCGTCAGGAGTAAGTACGTTATTCGCAAAAGGCTTTACCATCTCGACGAATGTATCGTTGTATTGCACAGCAATCTCAACCATCGAGTCCTCTACTTGCTTCTCTACATAAAAAACACTGTCGGCAACAACATCCTTACCAATATTGAGGTGTTTAACATAACTCTGAATACCACCCTCAAAGTAAAATGCTGCGCGGTCTTTAGTTCGCTCATCACGGACTGATACATATACACCCTTTGTGAGATAAGCTTGATGCCGCAAATAATCAACGACCCATTTATAATCAAATTCTATAGTCTCTTTAAAAATTGTAGGGTCTGGGTAGAATGTTATCGTCGTTCCCTGTGGACGATCAGTTTTCCCTACCTTCTTCAGCGGTCCAGTTGAGGCACCTTGAGCAAATTCAATCCTGTACAACTCGCCTTTTTTTACAACCTCAGCAACGAGCTTTGTTGACAGAGCGTTTACTACACTCGAGCCGACACCGTGAAGACCCGATGATACTTTATACCCGCCACCGCCAAATTTACCGCCAGCATGAAGAACAGTCAGCACAGTCTCTAGTGTGCTAAGGCCCGTCTTTTCATGTTTATCAACCGGTATACCTCGTCCATCGTCAGAAATGGTAATGCCACCATCTTCTAAAATCGTTACGTCAACTCGCGTTGCATAACCGGCAATAGCCTCGTCTATACAGTTGTCTGCAATTTCTTTAATTAAATGATGTACGCCATCATAGCCCGTACTCCCGATATACATACCTGGACGTTTACGAACCGGCTCCAAACCCTCTAATACTTGGATTTGAGACGCATCATAGGTATCAGCACTCTGTTTTTTTGCCATCTTCCCTCACTGCTGTGGCTTTTCGGCCATTTACATTTTCCCCATTATACCGCAAAACTATTACTCACTCAAGCACTTGTATTGAACACAATTCTTATGCTAATCTATTTAGCAAGAGGTCAAAGACACAAACAAAAAAATATCGTGTTTAGGAAGTTAGTATCGAATTTACCCTACAGCCCTGCTCTCATTACTGAGATTGGGTTCTACGCGGGACGACTTCGTGATGAAGACATAACTCGTCGAGTCACGGTTCTATTCGTAGTGCTGGCACTCATTATGCAGTCACTCGCCATATTCTCTCCCCCAGAATCGGCAAACGCATCAAGTGAACAAGATATTATTCGTGGCGGTGTTAGCGATTTGAACGATTTCCTTACACGCTACGATCATAATGAAAATGACGTGAAAGACATATACAGCGCTGTCGGCATTAGCCGTGCCGAAATAGCCGCTGCACGACCTGAAACAATCACTTCGATTAACAATACTTATATAATGAGTCGCTACGGTCAGCTCAGCTCAGCTAACAAGGAAATTAGTCTATCCTACCAGCGTAGCGTCGGCGGTATCGATATACGCTACTTTAGTCCGCTTTCCGCGATATCTGGTCAAAACCAATCCTTCAAGGGATGGGCCGGACATTCCGCCATTTTAGGTTGGTTCGGCATAGTACAGGCGAGCGGTAGCTTAGCTACACACGGTATCCCAACTACGTTTGCACCATACGGCGCAAACACTATGCAGGCAATTAAAACTATATCGGCGCAAAATCTAACAGAGGGAAAAACTTCTGAAAGCGTGACAGCAAAACCCATGGATAAAATAAGCTATACACTTCAGTTATCAAATCCTCGATCGATAACAGTAAATGATAGTTTTAGTGTACACATAACGGATATATTGGAATACGCAACGCTTATTGATACAGGCGGAGGCAGCTTTAACCAAGAAAGCGGAACTTTAAGTTGGCCAAGCGCTGAACTGGCGCCTGGAGGCGTGCAAAAACGAACATTTGTAATTCAAATGCTTTCCGATCTGCCGTCAACCGGAAGGGGTATCAGCAACCCCGAATCTTATGATTGCAAAATCACAGTAGCCTTTGGAAATGCTTACGTGACTCAAGTTAGCTGCCCAGTATCAAAAGATTTCGAAGCCGCACTAAGCCAACTACCTGGAGTCGGCATAGGAGGAAACCTCATCTTTATGACTGTTATTCTATTCTTAGCTCTGTTCTTCTCTATAAGGACAAGACAGTTAAAAAGAGAGTTGCAAATTATCCGCCACAATTTCAATACAGGTTTAATTTAGAAAAGTAAGGTGGCGAAAGTGACAGAAAAGAGACGAGAAACAATCAATCTACGAGAACAATCCGTAGATGTAGAGCAATTTGGCGAAATCGCTCATGAGCGTCATGAAGCAATGAAGAATGCCGTAGAGCGCGCTGAACGCAAGCAGAAGTCACATCAATCGGAAAGGGAAATGCTTGTTGAAGCCCGAAAACTCGCGGCGGAAGTTGAAATGTCTAGCACGGACAGCTCAACTTCTAATCGAACTGAAAAACGTCGAGGTCCGATCACAAAAAAACAGCTCAATTCAAGTTTCAAGTCCCAAATGAGATCAGCAGAGGAAGATATGACTGCGACTGAGCGCTTTACTAGTAGACTCATTCACGCTAAACCTATCGAAAGAACGACAAACATCGCTGCCTCAACGATTGCCCGACCAAACGCGATGCTTAGTGGTAGTATTGCGGCATTCATCGGCATAACTATTGTTTATTTCATATCAAAATACTATGGTTTCCAGCTTTCGGGTTTTGAAACAATTTGTGCATTTATTGTCGGATGGATTTTGGGTTTGTTATACGACTACTTCTCTGTGATGTTTCACGGACGCAAATAATATAATTTACCGAAGCCTAATACTCACCTCTTGCGATTCAGATTCGGAGTCGGAATCTGTACTAACAGAATTTTCTCTTGGAGCACTAGGCTGATCCGATAAATTAACTATCTGTTGAGGCTCTGTTGGTTGATACGTTATTGATGAAGCACCGTTCGCAAATGACTTTTGCGTCTGACGAGATTCCGTTGTCTGTACGGGTCGTGCAAGCGAATTCGAAGTTGGTTGCGCAGCAAGCTCCGAACTTGCCGTTGCCACAGGCCGCCCAGACGCAGATGCAAACGTAGGCGGTCTATTTATCGTACTCGCCTGCACAGGAGCTTGCGTAGGCCTCTGAGCTGCTTGCGGAGGAGATGTGGTCAGATTTTGTCGCTTCGCCAGCCATTCATCCAAAAAGGAGCCGCCACCAGAAGGCTTCGACTGCGGAACTGGCTGTCGACCAGGACCAGGCGGAATCGTAGGACCCGGAGCCTTAGGCGACTCCAAACGAGCGAATATCTCCCTTTCAACAGCAGCACGTGTGAAACCATATTTCGTCGCCGACAATCGCTTCATTGCATCAGCAAGTTGCTGATTAGATTGAGTCATAGGTGGCAGCAAAGACATGCTAAATGGTGCCGACGGCATACCATTAATCATGACAGATGCGATCGCCTGATAATTAGGCAACTTGGTTAAATCTTCGGCATCAAACACAGGCTGGAACTTTTTCACCATTAGCTCCGCATCGGTCACTCCTATGCGACCACTGATAACGGTTCCTACGTTTCCGATAATAGCCTCTCGAATTTTGTCAGTCAGCTGAGTCATAAACTGATTACCAAGCACCAGATTCAACCGATACTTTCGAGCCTCTGATAAAATCGATTCGAAACTTTCAGTTGCAAAGTTCTGAAACTCATCCACGAACAAACAAAAGTCCTTTCGATCTTCTTCAGCCATATCTGCTCGGCCCATCGCGGCAACCTGAAACTTCATGACAAAAATCATACCAAGAAGTTTTGAATTCAACTCACCCATCTTACCTTTAGAGAGGTTAACAAGGAGTATCTTATTGCCATCCATGATGTCTCGAAGATTAAAACCACTCTTCCTTTGACCCATAATATTTCTCATCATAGTGTTAGACATGAAAGGACCAAATTTACTTACAACCCAACTTGTCACCTCACCCGACTCATTAGACCTCTGGGATGCTGGATATTCTTTAGTCCAGAAATCAAGCACGTTTCTATCAGTTACATACTTGAGTTTTGATTTCATAAAAGCTTCGTCGACCAATAATTTCGGAATGTCGATAAATGTTCCACCGTTTGGATCTGACATCAAGAGAAGTGCACAGTTTCGGAAAATATGCTCCAAACGCGGACCAACAATACCGGTGTGGCCAGGATCGTACAAACTATACAGCATATTGATAGTTTCTTGTATTAGAAAGTCCTTTTGGTCCTCTGTCTCCCATTCGAAAAGGTTAAGTCCTATAGGACTATCGAGATCACCAGGGTTAAAGTATATGACGTCCTCTACGCGCTCTTTCGGTATATTCGCAAGTAAACTCTCCACTACATCGCCATGAGGATCGATAAAGGCGAACCCTCGACCGTCATGCATGTCCTGGTACGCAAGATTTTCTAAAAATACAGATTTACCAACACCGGTCTGACCTATTATGTAAGTGTGTCGGCGACGATCATTTTCGGTAAGTCTAATCTCCTTCTTTATACCCCTGTACTCATTAATCCCAAGCAACATACCGCTTTCAATAAGTTCAGTTGGTCCATCCACCTGTTTCGAAAGCTGGCGCTTCACCTTAGATGTTGGAATGCTATTTTGATCTGGCAGATGAAATATCGTTGCCATTTCAACACTATTGAGAATATTTTGTCCTACCGACTGCGGGAAAAAGCGAAAAATAAATGCCGTAACAAGTTCTTCGATGTCACGAGAGGGATTAAACTTAAAGCCGTTATAACTAGGCGAATCGAATAATGCAAATGCAGCGACGATATTCTTCAAAAGCCCCTGTGAATGTTCTGTTGTGTTCGATGATACAACTACTCGAATTAAGACTTCATAAGCCGGATACCTTGTTTTCTCTTCGATGACCTTTATCATCTCTTCTTCAAGCGAGGTAAGCTGTTTTTGCTCAGACTTCTTTTCGTCATGTGTTTCAGGCGGTTTCCATAGAAGTTCGGCTACATCTCCCGCGCCCTTTATACCTAACCCCTTTGTCTTAGATTTATCTTCCTTAATTTTCTTTGCCGCATCAATAGACGATCGCACCCAGCCCTCACTCGCCGGACGCATTAGAAATTGAATCGCCACCCCGTCTTCCCTAGAAGCAGCCGATAGTGCATTCAATAAAGCGCGAGCGGCGTCCCTCTTTGTCTCCTGATAGGTTGCAATGGGGTACACAAACTTTTTCTTGAGTGTAAACTCACCCCCGATAACACCGCTCATTTTACCCGCTTCACTGAAAACGTTGTGTTCACTGACCTCTTCTAGACGAGCGGACGGATACGCAGCAGCGATTGCCTGCTTTACCACGTCAACAAGAACAATCGGAACAACCGCGTAATAATACACAAGTCCTCCTTTTGCCACTATCTCAAAAGATAAATGCCGTTGACCATATATTCTGTTTTTGAATCCCTTAGTAGCAGTACTGGCGATAATGTTATACATAACCTGCGCCTCAGATAAAACCTCTTCGGTCAAATCCCGCTCATCTCTCTGGCCTTTTTCTATATCCTCACTAGACGGAGGTAGGTGTATAAACATCGGAACCATTTTAAGGCCACGTTCGTAATTTTTCGCCTCACGTAAAGTTCTTTTATACTGGCTAAACACAACAATAGTCAGAGCTGTGCTGACAAAGACTATCACAAATGCCGCTATAAAGACTCCTGCCATACTTCTATTCTAGCGCAAGCGGTTAATTTGAGGTACCTAATTCTTTACCATATCGCTTACGCAAATAATCAATCTGCAATTTATTCACCTCCTGCTCACGACGATAAGGGTCGTTTTGAGTTTCTGCTATTATTCCTTTTGCCCTATCAACCCATTCCTTTTCAATCAAATCATCATCGCTCGCAATTGTCGGGCCAGAATTGTCATCTTGCATTGAACGTGTCGGAATCGATGGTAATGAGACTACAGACGGCGGTAAAGGAACTGCAGCCGGAGATGGTGCACTTTGACGCTCAGCAGGCTGTACTGCTTGCTCCTTTTCGTGCGCCTGCTCACGAATACCTTCAATATCAGGAAAATGTCCAGCATTCTCGTGTTGCTGCGGCTGATATTCCGGCATTGCCTGTGGCGCAGGAAGTTCTGGTTTCATATCTGTAATTATACCA encodes the following:
- the gyrA gene encoding DNA gyrase subunit A yields the protein MDTDDRNIPIEGEIIAPVQTHSKTLENRTVEDVMEDSFLKYSMSVIIDRALPDVRDGMKPVHRRILYTMGEQGLRPGGKFAKSARIAGEVMGKYHPHGDSSIYDSMVRLAQDWVMRYPLVNGQGNFGSMDGDPAAASRYTEARLGRAGNELLMDLEKETVDFRDNYDGSEQEPVVLPARLPNLLLNGQIGIAVGMATNIPPHNLGELVDATIELIDNKEATVDDLLKHVKGPDFPTGAIVYGGAPMKQAYQTGRGSVTIRAVANIEESKKGRHSIVVTEMPYAVNKATLIEKIAELVKDKKLTTISDLRDESARGKVRVVVELKKDAYPKKVLNQLFKMTSLQTSFHFNMLALIDGIQPRILGLQEILSEFVKHRQQVVRRRTEFELRKAKERAHILEGYKIALDNIDEVIKIIRASKTTDIAEAELIKAFKLSEIQAKSILAMQLRRLTGLEREAIENELKELHELIAKLEAILADEEEILKIIKTELLEMKEKYGDERRSQMINHELGKFSDEELIPEEDSVILLTTENYIKRTLVSEYRRQHRGGKGKRGMTTKEEDIIDHLIPASTHDYLLFFTNKGRIFRLKAYEVPAASLSAKGVAAVNLLQLQPEEKITSIIRHEKDAKDDGYLFMATSKGTVKKTPLKDYANIRTNGLIAIKLDEGDELKWIQKTTGENDVIISTSAGQAIRFNEKDARPVGRAARGVRGVRLRPNDSVVGMDIVSNDERTLLVVSQNGYGKATKVANFPAHKRGGIGIKAAVVTAKTGPIVAVRTLEETASEVLMISNKGQAIRVGLKDIPTLGRTTQGVRIMKLRDGDAVSSLGLMPEKSDEEEVLEGEGAE
- a CDS encoding divergent PAP2 family protein — translated: MTPLSPYILSIVIAWLVAQSAKLLIDSVKKQGAIDVRQLYKSGSMPSSHSAAAVALVTIIGLTGGSNTESFAIATLFAAIVMYDSVMVRRSSGEQGIAIGSLIKEQKSNIRIPRTAKGHEPLEVAVGALIGLAVGLFVFFLTQ
- the gyrB gene encoding DNA topoisomerase (ATP-hydrolyzing) subunit B; the protein is MAKKQSADTYDASQIQVLEGLEPVRKRPGMYIGSTGYDGVHHLIKEIADNCIDEAIAGYATRVDVTILEDGGITISDDGRGIPVDKHEKTGLSTLETVLTVLHAGGKFGGGGYKVSSGLHGVGSSVVNALSTKLVAEVVKKGELYRIEFAQGASTGPLKKVGKTDRPQGTTITFYPDPTIFKETIEFDYKWVVDYLRHQAYLTKGVYVSVRDERTKDRAAFYFEGGIQSYVKHLNIGKDVVADSVFYVEKQVEDSMVEIAVQYNDTFVEMVKPFANNVLTPDGGTHLIGFRTALTRVINDYARKSSLLKEKEENLTGDDIREGLTAIILVKLPDPQFEGQTKNKLGNPEVRRYVEQVMSEYFSYYLDENPAVAKKIVGKSLLAARARKAARAARDNIIRKGALDGLSLPGKLADCSSKNPADSEIYIVEGDSAGGSAKSGRDSKTQAILPLRGKVLNVERARLDRMLNNNEIVSLIKALGVGIGDQFDMNGLRYHRIIIMTDADVDGSHISTLLLTFLFRYMRDVIDGGHVYLAKPPLFLLKAGGNKRWYAYSDEERDDIIRRLIKERKERGTAIDPGDGINKQAGLSDIQRYKGLGEMDADQLWDTTMNPENRVLIQVKVDDAEKADAIFTKLMGDEVQLRKSFIQSRAKDVNLEELDV
- a CDS encoding TraM recognition domain-containing protein, translated to MAGVFIAAFVIVFVSTALTIVVFSQYKRTLREAKNYERGLKMVPMFIHLPPSSEDIEKGQRDERDLTEEVLSEAQVMYNIIASTATKGFKNRIYGQRHLSFEIVAKGGLVYYYAVVPIVLVDVVKQAIAAAYPSARLEEVSEHNVFSEAGKMSGVIGGEFTLKKKFVYPIATYQETKRDAARALLNALSAASREDGVAIQFLMRPASEGWVRSSIDAAKKIKEDKSKTKGLGIKGAGDVAELLWKPPETHDEKKSEQKQLTSLEEEMIKVIEEKTRYPAYEVLIRVVVSSNTTEHSQGLLKNIVAAFALFDSPSYNGFKFNPSRDIEELVTAFIFRFFPQSVGQNILNSVEMATIFHLPDQNSIPTSKVKRQLSKQVDGPTELIESGMLLGINEYRGIKKEIRLTENDRRRHTYIIGQTGVGKSVFLENLAYQDMHDGRGFAFIDPHGDVVESLLANIPKERVEDVIYFNPGDLDSPIGLNLFEWETEDQKDFLIQETINMLYSLYDPGHTGIVGPRLEHIFRNCALLLMSDPNGGTFIDIPKLLVDEAFMKSKLKYVTDRNVLDFWTKEYPASQRSNESGEVTSWVVSKFGPFMSNTMMRNIMGQRKSGFNLRDIMDGNKILLVNLSKGKMGELNSKLLGMIFVMKFQVAAMGRADMAEEDRKDFCLFVDEFQNFATESFESILSEARKYRLNLVLGNQFMTQLTDKIREAIIGNVGTVISGRIGVTDAELMVKKFQPVFDAEDLTKLPNYQAIASVMINGMPSAPFSMSLLPPMTQSNQQLADAMKRLSATKYGFTRAAVEREIFARLESPKAPGPTIPPGPGRQPVPQSKPSGGGSFLDEWLAKRQNLTTSPPQAAQRPTQAPVQASTINRPPTFASASGRPVATASSELAAQPTSNSLARPVQTTESRQTQKSFANGASSITYQPTEPQQIVNLSDQPSAPRENSVSTDSDSESESQEVSIRLR